One window from the genome of Acidobacteriota bacterium encodes:
- the ychF gene encoding redox-regulated ATPase YchF → MALSCGIVGSAKAGKTTIFNALTASSAEVGGFTGASSDPNIGQAQVPDPRLADLGRVFKSKKITPTTLQFVDVAGLVRGSSRGGGLGNQFLAHIREVDAVVHVVRCFDDPNVPHEEGSVDPVRDAETVNLELALADLSAVERRMERTIKLARSGDAPARKLMEVLERLKAVLEEGRFAAQAEVRPEEAPLLSDLFLLTVKPVIYVANVDEAGLDPGHPHASALEALAAREGRACLRICGKVEAEMALLPEADRQEFMAAYGLSESGLSKLIHAAFSSLDLMTFLTAGEKETRAWTIARGTRAPQAAGKIHSDLERGFIRLEVYSYEDWVACSRDEKKVKERGLYRSEGRDYVMREGDVCLFRFNV, encoded by the coding sequence ATGGCGTTGTCGTGCGGCATCGTGGGGTCGGCCAAGGCGGGCAAGACGACCATTTTCAACGCCCTCACCGCGTCGAGCGCGGAGGTGGGCGGCTTTACGGGCGCCTCGTCGGATCCGAACATCGGCCAGGCCCAGGTGCCTGACCCGCGGCTGGCGGATCTCGGGCGGGTCTTCAAGTCGAAGAAGATCACCCCTACGACCCTCCAGTTCGTGGACGTGGCCGGCCTGGTCCGGGGCTCGTCTCGAGGCGGAGGGCTCGGAAACCAGTTCCTGGCCCACATCCGGGAAGTGGACGCCGTCGTCCACGTGGTGCGGTGCTTCGACGACCCGAACGTTCCCCACGAAGAGGGCTCCGTGGATCCCGTCCGTGACGCCGAGACGGTGAACCTCGAGTTGGCCCTCGCCGATCTGTCGGCCGTGGAGCGGCGGATGGAGCGGACGATCAAGCTGGCCCGTTCGGGGGACGCGCCCGCCCGGAAACTCATGGAAGTCCTGGAACGACTCAAGGCGGTCCTGGAGGAGGGACGCTTCGCCGCCCAGGCGGAGGTCCGCCCCGAAGAGGCGCCCCTCCTGTCCGACCTGTTCCTCCTCACCGTCAAGCCCGTCATTTACGTGGCCAACGTGGACGAAGCCGGCCTCGATCCGGGCCACCCTCACGCTTCCGCCCTGGAGGCCCTGGCGGCGCGCGAAGGCCGCGCTTGCCTGAGAATCTGCGGAAAGGTGGAGGCCGAAATGGCCCTCCTGCCCGAGGCCGACCGGCAGGAATTCATGGCGGCCTACGGCCTGAGCGAATCGGGTCTCTCCAAGCTGATCCACGCCGCCTTCTCCTCCCTGGACCTCATGACCTTCCTCACGGCCGGCGAAAAGGAGACCCGCGCCTGGACCATCGCGCGCGGCACCCGGGCGCCCCAGGCCGCGGGCAAGATCCATTCGGATCTGGAGCGGGGCTTCATCCGCCTCGAGGTCTACTCCTACGAGGACTGGGTGGCCTGCTCCCGGGACGAGAAGAAGGTCAAGGAGCGGGGGCTCTACCGGTCCGAGGGGCGGGACTATGTCATGCGGGAAGGCGACGTGTGCCTCTTCCGCTTCAATGTGTGA
- a CDS encoding adenylyltransferase/cytidyltransferase family protein, with product MGTPGTGFSEAVARKVLTRQEAEVLLSRASRSGKTLALANGCFDLLHVGHVRYLQGAKAEADLLLVAVNADASVRRLKGEGRPLQTEADRAEIVASLACVDYVTVFPEDTVVPLIEALEPDVHCKGTDYTAETVPEREAVRAHGGRVAIVGDPKNHATTEILGRIARR from the coding sequence ATGGGGACTCCCGGGACCGGCTTCTCCGAAGCCGTCGCCAGAAAAGTCCTGACGCGCCAGGAGGCCGAGGTTCTCCTGTCCCGCGCCAGCCGCTCGGGCAAGACCCTGGCGCTCGCCAACGGGTGCTTCGATCTCCTCCACGTGGGCCACGTGCGGTACCTTCAGGGGGCCAAGGCCGAGGCAGACCTCCTCCTGGTGGCGGTGAACGCGGATGCCTCCGTGCGCCGCCTCAAGGGCGAGGGACGGCCCCTGCAGACCGAGGCGGACCGTGCCGAGATCGTGGCCTCGCTGGCCTGCGTGGATTACGTGACCGTTTTTCCGGAGGACACCGTGGTCCCCCTCATCGAGGCCCTGGAACCCGACGTCCACTGCAAGGGCACCGACTACACGGCCGAGACCGTTCCCGAACGGGAGGCCGTCCGGGCTCACGGCGGCCGGGTGGCCATCGTAGGCGACCCGAAAAACCACGCGACGACGGAGATCCTGGGGAGAATCGCGAGACGTTAG
- a CDS encoding 4Fe-4S binding protein, with translation MYTVKVDYNECEDNRMCLEVCPEDVFEVVNSLIKVVREESCTGCNLCVENCPQGAITVD, from the coding sequence ATGTACACGGTGAAGGTGGATTACAACGAGTGCGAGGACAACAGGATGTGCCTGGAAGTGTGCCCCGAGGACGTTTTCGAGGTCGTGAATTCGCTCATCAAGGTCGTCCGCGAGGAGAGCTGCACGGGCTGCAACCTCTGCGTGGAGAACTGCCCACAGGGCGCCATCACCGTGGATTGA